A single genomic interval of bacterium harbors:
- a CDS encoding bacillithiol biosynthesis cysteine-adding enzyme BshC, translating into MPMNSLPFPRLPGVNNLFLDFLYDFEKVSAFYPPPDKIRDDKIPHREKLCEILERQNNAYGNPATASLIQKLRQEDTRCVITGQQVGLLCGPLYTVWKAFTAIHQSRVFEKKGLACVPIFWMATEDHNLNEISSFALLKQNHDLLKFSLKEHLFLKRQPAGTVKTDNEEIRKILIRAFQEIKRPEVKSFYTDTTLSHAFARTLLWILRDFPILIVDPSDPSLKRIASPFFEKLVDKVNYLLGILQQQNSRLKDQKYPVQVQMEEDRLPLFKIQDEERIPVKRGETDLKPELLSPSALLRPLFQDYIFPTVGYVGGPAEIAYFAQLHPWYEAMEITQPSLFPRVSITLIPPATRSFLEMSRLKPEEIYLHEDTLVDALLDHEGMKKARKELRDLENVLKTSLQKTKTEIVSIDPTLEKGLLTGFRKMEYQIRKMERKAFLAAKRKNLMLAEQIRKAKNVIYPDEKVQERYLNIFSFAMKLPELIQQVYDQIQWDAKAHQWIDM; encoded by the coding sequence ATGCCGATGAACAGTCTCCCTTTTCCGCGTCTTCCCGGAGTCAATAATCTTTTTCTGGATTTCCTTTACGACTTCGAAAAAGTTTCCGCTTTTTATCCTCCTCCCGACAAGATCCGTGATGATAAAATACCGCATCGAGAAAAGCTGTGCGAAATCCTGGAACGTCAAAACAACGCTTACGGAAATCCCGCCACCGCTTCTTTGATTCAAAAACTCCGTCAAGAGGACACGCGGTGTGTCATCACAGGGCAGCAAGTCGGTTTGTTGTGCGGCCCGCTCTACACAGTCTGGAAAGCGTTCACCGCCATTCACCAAAGCCGGGTCTTTGAAAAGAAAGGTCTTGCCTGTGTCCCCATCTTCTGGATGGCAACAGAGGATCACAATTTGAATGAGATTTCAAGTTTCGCGCTGCTGAAACAAAACCACGATCTGCTCAAGTTTTCATTGAAGGAACACCTCTTTCTGAAACGACAACCGGCTGGAACAGTTAAAACGGACAATGAAGAAATTCGCAAAATTCTCATCCGCGCTTTTCAAGAAATAAAAAGACCGGAAGTGAAGAGCTTCTATACGGACACGACTCTATCTCACGCATTTGCGCGAACTTTGCTTTGGATCCTGCGGGACTTCCCGATCCTGATTGTGGATCCATCCGATCCTTCTTTGAAAAGAATCGCATCTCCCTTCTTTGAGAAATTAGTTGACAAAGTCAACTATCTTTTGGGCATCCTGCAACAACAAAACTCGCGTTTAAAAGATCAAAAATATCCGGTTCAGGTGCAGATGGAAGAGGACCGCCTACCACTTTTCAAAATTCAGGATGAGGAAAGAATTCCGGTAAAACGCGGAGAGACCGATCTAAAGCCCGAGTTGCTCAGTCCTTCGGCATTGCTTCGTCCGCTGTTCCAGGATTACATCTTTCCAACGGTTGGATACGTCGGCGGCCCTGCAGAAATTGCTTATTTTGCGCAATTACATCCGTGGTACGAAGCCATGGAGATCACACAACCATCGCTATTTCCAAGGGTTTCCATCACGCTGATTCCACCCGCTACGCGCAGTTTTCTGGAAATGAGCCGATTGAAACCGGAGGAGATCTACCTGCACGAGGATACGCTGGTGGATGCCCTGCTCGATCATGAAGGAATGAAGAAAGCGAGAAAAGAGCTCAGGGATCTGGAAAATGTCTTGAAGACATCCTTGCAAAAAACGAAGACCGAGATCGTCAGCATCGATCCCACACTCGAAAAAGGCTTGCTCACTGGCTTTCGCAAAATGGAGTACCAGATTCGGAAAATGGAACGCAAAGCATTTCTCGCTGCAAAGCGAAAGAATCTGATGCTGGCGGAGCAAATTCGAAAAGCAAAGAACGTGATTTATCCGGATGAAAAAGTTCAGGAACGTTATTTGAATATTTTCTCGTTTGCCATGAAGCTACCCGAATTGATTCAACAGGTTTATGATCAAATTCAATGGGACGCCAAAGCGCATCAATGGATCGATA